A stretch of Planococcus citri chromosome 5, ihPlaCitr1.1, whole genome shotgun sequence DNA encodes these proteins:
- the LOC135847485 gene encoding UDP-N-acetylmuramate--L-alanine ligase-like, with product MFALDDCVFVYFMGIGGIGMSALARLCARQGCQVFGYDQSSSGPVEQLKAEGISISCTDTLAAIPEAICQHPNQTLVIYTPAIPTDSTILNYFKKAGYRIQSRAEVLGSISKLFTTIAVAGTHGKTTTSAMIAHILYESNLPMIAFVGGMMKLYDTNLLYNNLNPFGNLTSNGHSNTTEYSGDCASPKNCSKKSLLDDVQFMVAEADEFNKSFLHLEPSFSIVTAADADHPETYATVALMEAGFIEFIQKNQKHLLIQHRAAEQLAVRKHYDKPFLTYGLDQGDIVAGNVEIAPDQSVFDYVGVDGTISNLVLPIAGLYNIENALAAITICRTLGIPEAQIRTSMASFPGIKRRFSFVCKHEQYLLIDDYAHHPVEISSLLSSVKKLYPNSGITAIFQPHLFSRTQAFYKAFAASLSLADQVFILPIYPAREAPIPGVTAQLILDAVSCKRKSLVTMDDLITALVACDKTQTHQVFLTIGAGDIGEGVTTIAATLQESFGG from the coding sequence ATGTTTGCATTGGACGACTgcgtttttgtatattttatggGCATTGGAGGCATAGGCATGAGTGCCTTGGCACGGTTATGCGCCAGACAGGGTTGCCAAGTTTTTGGATATGATCAATCGTCATCTGGCCCCGTTGAACAACTCAAAGCGGAAGGTATTTCAATCAGTTGTACGGATACCCTGGCTGCCATTCCTGAAGCCATTTGCCAGCACCCCAACCAAACGCTAGTGATTTATACACCGGCCATCCCGACGGATAGCACTATTTTGAACTACTTTAAAAAGGCTGGTTACAGAATCCAATCACGTGCAGAAGTGCTGGgaagtatttcaaaattatttactaCGATAGCAGTGGCGGGTACACATGGCAAAACAACTACTTCAGCTATGATTGCCCATATACTCTATGAAAGCAACCTGCCCATGATCGCTTTTGTTGGGGGTATGATGAAGCTGTATGATACCAATTTATTATACAATAATCTAAACCCCTTTGGAAACTTGACTTCTAATGGCCATTCAAATACAACTGAGTATTCTGGCGATTGCGCTTCTcctaaaaattgctctaaaaagaGTCTATTGGATGACGTACAATTCATGGTCGCAGAAGCCGATGAATTTAATAAATCTTTCCTCCACCTTGAACCCAGCTTTAGCATTGTAACGGCTGCAGATGCAGATCATCCAGAAACCTATGCAACAGTAGCACTTATGGAAGCTGGTTTTAtagaatttatccaaaaaaatcagaaacatTTACTTATACAGCATAGAGCTGCAGAGCAGTTGGCGGTGCGCAAACATTATGATAAACCTTTCTTAACCTATGGGCTGGATCAAGGCGATATTGTAGCAGGCAATGTAGAGATTGCACCCGATCAAAGTGTTTTCGACTATGTAGGAGTTGATGGCACTATTTCTAATTTGGTGTTGCCTATAGCGGGGTTATATAACATTGAAAATGCATTGGCGGCCATTACGATTTGTCGGACGCTTGGTATTCCAGAAGCTCAAATACGCACCTCTATGGCCAGTTTTCCCGGTATAAAAAGACGCTTTTCTTTTGTTTGCAAACATGAACAATATCTACTTATTGATGATTATGCCCACCATCCTGTAGAAATTAGCTCTTTACTAAGCTCGGTTAAAAAGCTCTATCCCAACAGTGGCATCACTGCTATTTTTCAACCGCATCTTTTTTCACGTACTCAAGCTTTTTATAAAGCTTTTGCTGCGAGCTTAAGTCTAGCGGATCAGGTTTTTATATTACCTATCTATCCTGCCAGAGAAGCACCGATTCCAGGGGTTACGGCTCAACTGATTCTTGATGCGGTAAGCTGTAAAAGGAAATCATTAGTGACCATGGATGATTTGATTACCGCATTGGTGGCTTGTGATAAGACACAAACGCATCAGGTTTTCCTTACAATTGGTGCGGGAGATATAGGAGAGGGGGTAACAACTATAGCTGCAACTTTGCAAGAGAGTTTTGGAGgatga